AAGGGCTCCATCATCATCGTTGCCGCCACGGATATTCCGCTGAGCGATCGGCAACTCAAGCGCGTCATCCGCCGCTCCGGCGTCGGGTTGGCGCGCCTGGGATCCTTCTGGGGGCATGGCAGCGGCGACATCGCGCTCGGCTTTACCAACGCCAACATCCTGTCCCACGATGAGAAGGCGGCTCTCATCGGTCTTCGGATTCTCAACGAGGATCGCATCGATCTCCTCTTCGAAGCCATGGCCGACGCAACGCAGGAGGCCGTGCTCGATGCGCTCGTCGCCGCAAGCTCCATGACCGGCCGCTCGGGGCATCATCGTCCGGGCCTCTTCGAAACTCTGAAATCCCTCTCACCCGAAGCGTGAACACCATGACCGGCAGCACGACCTCCAATAACGATTTCGCCCTCGCGATCCATGGCGGGGCGGGTACGATCCTCCGCAGCAAGATGACGCCCGAACGGGAAGTCGCATACCATGCGGGCCTGCGCCGGGCCCTGGACGCCGGCCGCGCCGTTCTCGCCGATGGCGGGGCCGCGCTCGATGCCGTGTCGGCCGCGGTCATGGCCCTCGAGGACGAGCCGCTCTTCAACGCCGGGCGCGGGGCCGTCTATACCTCGGCCGGCAAGCAGGAGATGGACGCCGCGATCATGGATGGCCGCGACCGCTCGGCCGGTGCCGTCGCGGGCATCTGCGGTCCGCGCAACCCGGTTCTCGCCGCCCGCGCCGTGATGGAACGTTCAGGCCACGTGATCCTCATCGGCGACAGCGCCATGGAGTTCTGCCGCAAGCAGGGCCTTGCCTTCGAGGAGGCTTCCTATTTCTACACGGAACAGCGCTGGAACGCCCTGCAGGAAACGCTCGCCATGCGCAAGAGCGGCGCCGACGACCAGGACGAGTCGCGCAAGCACGGCACGGTCGGCGCGGTGGCCCGCGACCGCCACGGGAACCTTGCCGCAGCAACCTCCACCGGGGGAATGACCGCAAAGGCGCCGGGACGCGTCGGCGACAGTCCGGTGATCGGCGCCGGAACCTGGGCGGACAATGAGACCTGCGCCATTTCGGCCACGGGTCACGGCGAGATCTTCATCCGCTACGCGGCCGCTCACGAGATCGCCTCGCGTATGCGCTATGCGGGCCAGTCCCTGGAAGACGCCTCGCGTGCCGTGGTGATCGACATGCTGGCGCCGGCAGGCGGCTCCGGAGGCATCGTGGCGGTCGATCATGCGGGCAACGTGTCTCTGCCCTTCAACTGCTCCGGCATGTATCGCGGCATGGTCAAGGGCGACGGCAGGCTGCTGACGGCGATCTACGACGAGCCTCTCGTCGATTTCGGACGAATGTAAAGCCGGTGGCGGCACCGACGCGACGGGAGCCTTGGGGTTCCCCTGCTCTGGGCTGAGCCTATATCTCACCCGTCGCGAACCTGCCCTGAAGAGGAATGTCCCATGCCGCTCAACGAGAATCCAGTCTGGTTCATTACGGGCTGCTCCACCGGATTCGGGCGTGAACTTGCCCAGCTGGTACTCAAACGGGGCTGGCGTGCGATCGTGACCGCCCGCGATGTTGAGCGGGTTCAGGACCTGACTCGGGGGTACGAGGACAGGGCACTTGCCCTACCGCTCGACGTCACCAGGAACGACGACATCGCCGCCGCCGTCAAAGCGGCCGAAGAGCGGTTCGGCGCTATCGATGTGCTCGTGAACAATGCCGGCTATGGCTATCAGGCTTCCATCGAGGAGGGCGACGATGCCGAGATCCGCGCGCAGTTCGAGACGAACGTCTTCGGTCTCGCCGCCATGATGCGGGCGGTGCTTCCCGGCATGCGCGCCCGTCGGCACGGACACATCGTCAACATCTCGTCGCAGGCAGGCTTCATCGGCTATCCGGGCTCCGGATATTATGCCGCTACCAAGCATGCGGTGGAAGGCCTGTCGGACGCGCTCGCCAAGGAGGTCGCTCCGCTCGGGATCAAGGTGACCTGTGTCGAACCCGGCCCCTTCCGCACCGATTGGGCGGGCCGTTCCCTGCAGCAGCGGCGCCCGACGATTTCCGATTACCAGGGCACGGTCGGCGCCCGCCTCGAAACCACGGCGAACTACAGCGGAAAGCAGCCGGGCGACCCCGCCCGCGCTGCGCAAGCGATCATCAAGGCTGTCGAGGCGCAAGATCCGCCCAAGCATCTGGTTCTGGGGGCCATCGCGCTCGACGGCATCCGGCAGAAGCTCAGGGAGACTCTCGCAGAAATCGAGGACTGGGCGGAAACGAGCCGTGGAGCCGATTACCCCGACGGCGAGGGCTAGAGAAACGCATTTGCACAGCAGACGGCGCGGCGGCTATCCTGGGATGATCGCACCAGGCGGGCCATTCATAGCATGCCGATCGCGTCAGCCTTCCAGCCAAGGAGCCTCTCGACCATGAGCCTTGAATCCGTTCGCGCATTCCTCGCCCAAAAGG
This region of Microvirga mediterraneensis genomic DNA includes:
- a CDS encoding isoaspartyl peptidase/L-asparaginase family protein yields the protein MTGSTTSNNDFALAIHGGAGTILRSKMTPEREVAYHAGLRRALDAGRAVLADGGAALDAVSAAVMALEDEPLFNAGRGAVYTSAGKQEMDAAIMDGRDRSAGAVAGICGPRNPVLAARAVMERSGHVILIGDSAMEFCRKQGLAFEEASYFYTEQRWNALQETLAMRKSGADDQDESRKHGTVGAVARDRHGNLAAATSTGGMTAKAPGRVGDSPVIGAGTWADNETCAISATGHGEIFIRYAAAHEIASRMRYAGQSLEDASRAVVIDMLAPAGGSGGIVAVDHAGNVSLPFNCSGMYRGMVKGDGRLLTAIYDEPLVDFGRM
- a CDS encoding oxidoreductase; the encoded protein is MPLNENPVWFITGCSTGFGRELAQLVLKRGWRAIVTARDVERVQDLTRGYEDRALALPLDVTRNDDIAAAVKAAEERFGAIDVLVNNAGYGYQASIEEGDDAEIRAQFETNVFGLAAMMRAVLPGMRARRHGHIVNISSQAGFIGYPGSGYYAATKHAVEGLSDALAKEVAPLGIKVTCVEPGPFRTDWAGRSLQQRRPTISDYQGTVGARLETTANYSGKQPGDPARAAQAIIKAVEAQDPPKHLVLGAIALDGIRQKLRETLAEIEDWAETSRGADYPDGEG